A window of Rhodothermales bacterium genomic DNA:
CCCGGTTGGCCTTGGGCATCCTGGGTAAGCTCATCCGGACCGGTCGAATCGAAAGAAAAATGACGACCGCCGAGCTGGCCGAACGTGCCGGTATTTCGCGGGACATGTTATACCGCGTGGAAAAAGGCGATCCCCGCTGCGAAATCGGTGTCGTCTTCGAACTCGCCACCATCGTGGGTGTCACGCTGTTCGAACCGGAGGTCTCTGCGCTGCGGAGGCTGGAACACAGGGTTGCGGACCGATTGACGTTGCTGCCGAAGTCCGTCCGGAATCCAGAGGAAGAGGTTTACGATGACTTCTGATCGGGAAGCATTCGTTTGGATCTGGCTGCCAGGTGCCGTGCAGCCCGTCGTAGCCGGTCGGATTTCCCACACGACGGATGGTCTGCAATTCAACTATGGACAGAGTTATCTCGAACGGGCCGAGGCTATTCCGCTCTCGTCACGGGAACTGCCATTGCGAGAAGGACTGCAGCCGCTCCTGCCCGGACTCCTCATGCCTGGATGCATCCGTGATGCCTCCCCCGATGCATGGGGCCGACGTGTCCTTCTGAACAAATTGGCTGGCAAGCGAGGACCCGATGCCGATCCCGTGTCCGTGGGAGAGTTGACCTATCTGTTGGAATCCGGATCGGACCGGATTGGGGCACTCGACTTCCAACGATCCGCTACCGAGTACACCCCCCGTTCCGGGGATACCGCCAAGTTGGATGATCTGATGGAGGCGGCCGATCGCATTGAGCGCGGCTTACCACTTCCGGAGGGACTGGATACGGCTTTGTTGCACGGTTCGTCCATTGGCGGTGCTCGGCCCAAGTCTACGCTGATGGATGGTGAGACGCCCTTCATTGCCAAATTTTCGTCGAGCTCGGACCACTTCCCGGTCGTCAAGGCCGAGTTCGTCGCCATGCGTCTGGCCGCCCGTGCCGGGCTGGATGTGGCTGATGTCCGACTGATGCAGTCAGCGGGTCGGGACGTCCTGTTGGTCAAGCGATTCGACCGTGGGCCTGTCCCGGGTGGATACCATCGTCGGCTCATGCAGTCGGCTCTGACCCTGCTGGAGTTGGATGAGATGATGGCTCGGTATGCCAGCTATGAACGATTCGCCGACGTCATCCGCCACTCGTTTGCCAATCCGCGGGCCACCTTGCATGAGTTGTTCGCCCGTCTGGTATTCAACATCCTGTGTGGAAATACGGATGATCATGCGCGCAATCATGCTGCGTTCTGGGATGGTCAAACATTGCGTCTGACACCGGCCTACGACATCTGTCCACAGCTCCGAAGTGGAGGAGAGGCAACCCAGGCCATGCTCATCCACGGAGAAAATCGATTCAGCAGACTGGATGTCTGTCTGGATGCGGCCCGGGTATTCCATTTGTCACACGCTGAAGCACGTGGAATAGTAGAGCGCCAGTTGGAAGCCATTCGGGCGCATTGGAGTGAGGTGGCGGACGAGGCCTGCCTGGCCACGGCCGAGCGCGACTTTCTCTGGGGAAGGCAATTCCTGAATCCGTACGCGTTCGGAAAATGAGCGTAGGGTAAGCGGGGGGTGTAGCCGTATTGCATGTGAAGGGCGTTGAGAATCGCCACTGCATATCAAACGAACCTACCACGCTCCGCATCATGAAATCGTTCAAGATCACGTTTTTTACCCTGTTCCTGGCCGCCTTTGGGCTCGTCGGGTGCGATACCGGCAGTGCACTGACCGACTCCATGTCGGAAGGCGCCGGTGACACGCCGGTTTCGCTTTCCTTCTCCATGGTGGACAACAGCACGCCGGCTGCCTTCGGAGCGGTCGCGCTCTCCAACGATGCCAATGTCCTCTCGAAGTCGGGAGCCATTGAGCTGACCCGCGTGCGCATGTTGCTGCGTACCATCCAGTTCCACTCCAGGGAAGACGACGATCCGTCGGACTTCAGGACGGCTCCGGTCGTGGTGGAACTGAACCTGGACGGCTTGCCGACCGAAGTGGAAGTGGCCGACATTCCTGCCGGCACGTATCACAAGGTCTCCTTCCGCATCCACAAGCCGGAAGACGACGAAGAGCTTTCGGAGGACATGGCCGATTTCCGCACCGGCGAGAGTGGCCGTGAGCGCTATTCGATGATCATTGAAGGCACGCACGGTGGCACACCGTTCGTGTACCGCTCAAGCAAGTCCATGCAGCAGAAGATTGATCTGAACCCGGATCTCGTCGTGAACGACTCGCTGGCCGGTCCGCTGAATGTTGCCATGCAGGTGGATGTCGACGAATGGTTCTTCGATCGTGATGGAAACGCACTCGACCCCGCGGATACGTCCGAGCGGAATGCGAATGCCATTGATCGATCCATCCGTGAGTCCTTCCGCATGTTCCCCGACCATGACCATGATCGCCACCCGGATCGGGACGAAGACGACGACGATGACGACGACGACGACGATGACGACGACGACGACGATGACGACGACGACGATGACGACGACGACGATGACGACGAAGAAGACAACGGATGATGAACCGGGCGAATGGATCTGCCCTTCTTGCCATGAGTAGTGACCGTATTCGCTACTCGGCCAAGCAATCCACAAGCGGCAGGGTGCACGGGCATCCTGCCGCTTCGCTCGTAAATGACCCCCAGCGCATTCCAGAATTTCTT
This region includes:
- a CDS encoding helix-turn-helix transcriptional regulator, translating into MAANRTRSLSPPARLALGILGKLIRTGRIERKMTTAELAERAGISRDMLYRVEKGDPRCEIGVVFELATIVGVTLFEPEVSALRRLEHRVADRLTLLPKSVRNPEEEVYDDF
- a CDS encoding HipA domain-containing protein; its protein translation is MQPVVAGRISHTTDGLQFNYGQSYLERAEAIPLSSRELPLREGLQPLLPGLLMPGCIRDASPDAWGRRVLLNKLAGKRGPDADPVSVGELTYLLESGSDRIGALDFQRSATEYTPRSGDTAKLDDLMEAADRIERGLPLPEGLDTALLHGSSIGGARPKSTLMDGETPFIAKFSSSSDHFPVVKAEFVAMRLAARAGLDVADVRLMQSAGRDVLLVKRFDRGPVPGGYHRRLMQSALTLLELDEMMARYASYERFADVIRHSFANPRATLHELFARLVFNILCGNTDDHARNHAAFWDGQTLRLTPAYDICPQLRSGGEATQAMLIHGENRFSRLDVCLDAARVFHLSHAEARGIVERQLEAIRAHWSEVADEACLATAERDFLWGRQFLNPYAFGK